A stretch of the Narcine bancroftii isolate sNarBan1 chromosome 14, sNarBan1.hap1, whole genome shotgun sequence genome encodes the following:
- the mrm1 gene encoding rRNA methyltransferase 1, mitochondrial isoform X3: MSSIMLNETARCLRRSLWQFPRLRFVRHCSYKKKMSPDGASLKLYSTVKTEKASKSNKSYKPDFNKSELDVKGNAKRLTEYSEGIQEPAADRMAKSPGIDLSIETSGRQNDAIFTPQSQKTSKVTSARTNPKPRQFHNLELENLGDNFMKRKLPRISQPFIREAGSEMLFGVVPCSLALSQVRRKIFKLFVKENRTERPEMQGIYQQAEETRVPVHQVKRKVLDRLCEGRVHQGICLEVTPLAYVNYDHCCSAAIDVPEHEGDDKPVLWLVLEGIQDPMNLGALLRSAYFLGADLVLVSQPNSCLLTPTVSKASAGVVEVMTVYCTHNLPQVLKAKAAEGWKIIGTVGNLAESTLVPVIPCTEFQWNKRTILVLGNEGFGISDDVSSLCHTLLTVPAGRDLQPGIESLNVSVAAGILLHCITSKRMKGPPG; encoded by the exons ATGTCATCTATTATGTTGAACGAAACTGCCAGGTGTCTGAGGAGGAGTCTGTGGCAGTTTCCAAGATTACGCTTTGTTCGTCATTGTAGTTACAAAAAGAAAATGTCCCCTGACGGAGCATCACTCAAACTGTACTCCACGGTTAAAACTGAGAAGGCATCAAAGTCAAATAAGAGTTACAAACCTGACTTCAATAAATCAGAACTGGATGTTAAAGGTAATGCAAAGAGATTAACTGAGTACTCAGAGGGCATCCAAGAGCCTGCTGCAGACAGAATGGCAAAGAGCCCAGGAATTGATCTGTCCATTGAAACTTCAGGAAGACAAAATGATGCCATTTTTACTCCGCAGTCTCAAAAGACTTCCAAAGTTACAAGTGCACGGACAAACCCAAAACCTCGTCAATTCCATAATTTGGAACTTGAGAATCTTGGAGACAATTTTATGAAAAGGAAATTGCCAAGGATTTCTCAGCCTTTTATAAGGGAAGCAGGTTCAGAAATGTTATTTGGTGTGGTGCCGTGCAGCCTGGCCCTATCTCAAGTGCGCAGAAAGATTTTCAAGCTGTTTGTTAAGGAGAATCGAACAGAGAGACCTGAAATGCAGGGAATCTATCAGCAAGCCGAAGAGACCAGAGTACCTGTGCATCAGGTGAAGAGAAAGGTGCTTGACAGGTTGTGTGAGGGTCGAGTTCACCAAGGCATTTGTCTCGAGGTGACGCCACTAGCTTATGTGAACTATGACCATTGCTGTTCAGCAGCTATTGATGTTCCTGAACATGAAGGCGATGACAAACCAGTGTTGTGGCTGGTATTGGAAGGAATCCAGGATCCCATGAATCTGGGAGCTTTACTTCGTTCAGCGTACTTCCTTGGAGCAGATCTTGTTCTAGTAAGTCAGCCAAACAG TTGCCTTCTAACACCAACTGTGAGCAAAGCTAGTGCAGGAGTGGTAGAAGTTATGACTGTTTATTGCACACATAACTTGCCCCAAGTGCTAAAG GCAAAAGCGGCTGAAGGGTGGAAAATAATAGGTACTGTTGGAAATTTGGCTGAAAGCACCCTTGTACCAGTCATTCCTTGTACTGAGTTCCAGTGGAATAAACGGACTATACTTGTTTTAG GAAATGAAGGTTTTGGCATTTCCGATGATGTAAGCAGCCTTTGCCATACATTGCTGACGGTGCCAGCAGGAAGAGACCTGCAGCCTGGGATCGAATCTTTGAATGTGTCTGTTGCTGCAG ggattctcttaCATTGCATAACTAGCAAGAGGATGAAAGGCCCCCCAGGTTGA
- the mrm1 gene encoding rRNA methyltransferase 1, mitochondrial isoform X4, whose protein sequence is MSSIMLNETARCLRRSLWQFPRLRFVRHCSYKKKMSPDGASLKLYSTVKTEKASKSNKSYKPDFNKSELDVKGNAKRLTEYSEGIQEPAADRMAKSPGIDLSIETSGRQNDAIFTPQSQKTSKVTSARTNPKPRQFHNLELENLGDNFMKRKLPRISQPFIREAGSEMLFGVVPCSLALSQVRRKIFKLFVKENRTERPEMQGIYQQAEETRVPVHQVKRKVLDRLCEGRVHQGICLEVTPLAYVNYDHCCSAAIDVPEHEGDDKPVLWLVLEGIQDPMNLGALLRSAYFLGADLVLVSQPNSCLLTPTVSKASAGVVEVMTVYCTHNLPQVLKAKAAEGWKIIGTVGNLAESTLVPVIPCTEFQWNKRTILVLGNEGFGISDDVSSLCHTLLTVPAGRDLQPGIESLNVSVAAATNWRNRSL, encoded by the exons ATGTCATCTATTATGTTGAACGAAACTGCCAGGTGTCTGAGGAGGAGTCTGTGGCAGTTTCCAAGATTACGCTTTGTTCGTCATTGTAGTTACAAAAAGAAAATGTCCCCTGACGGAGCATCACTCAAACTGTACTCCACGGTTAAAACTGAGAAGGCATCAAAGTCAAATAAGAGTTACAAACCTGACTTCAATAAATCAGAACTGGATGTTAAAGGTAATGCAAAGAGATTAACTGAGTACTCAGAGGGCATCCAAGAGCCTGCTGCAGACAGAATGGCAAAGAGCCCAGGAATTGATCTGTCCATTGAAACTTCAGGAAGACAAAATGATGCCATTTTTACTCCGCAGTCTCAAAAGACTTCCAAAGTTACAAGTGCACGGACAAACCCAAAACCTCGTCAATTCCATAATTTGGAACTTGAGAATCTTGGAGACAATTTTATGAAAAGGAAATTGCCAAGGATTTCTCAGCCTTTTATAAGGGAAGCAGGTTCAGAAATGTTATTTGGTGTGGTGCCGTGCAGCCTGGCCCTATCTCAAGTGCGCAGAAAGATTTTCAAGCTGTTTGTTAAGGAGAATCGAACAGAGAGACCTGAAATGCAGGGAATCTATCAGCAAGCCGAAGAGACCAGAGTACCTGTGCATCAGGTGAAGAGAAAGGTGCTTGACAGGTTGTGTGAGGGTCGAGTTCACCAAGGCATTTGTCTCGAGGTGACGCCACTAGCTTATGTGAACTATGACCATTGCTGTTCAGCAGCTATTGATGTTCCTGAACATGAAGGCGATGACAAACCAGTGTTGTGGCTGGTATTGGAAGGAATCCAGGATCCCATGAATCTGGGAGCTTTACTTCGTTCAGCGTACTTCCTTGGAGCAGATCTTGTTCTAGTAAGTCAGCCAAACAG TTGCCTTCTAACACCAACTGTGAGCAAAGCTAGTGCAGGAGTGGTAGAAGTTATGACTGTTTATTGCACACATAACTTGCCCCAAGTGCTAAAG GCAAAAGCGGCTGAAGGGTGGAAAATAATAGGTACTGTTGGAAATTTGGCTGAAAGCACCCTTGTACCAGTCATTCCTTGTACTGAGTTCCAGTGGAATAAACGGACTATACTTGTTTTAG GAAATGAAGGTTTTGGCATTTCCGATGATGTAAGCAGCCTTTGCCATACATTGCTGACGGTGCCAGCAGGAAGAGACCTGCAGCCTGGGATCGAATCTTTGAATGTGTCTGTTGCTGCAG CAACGAATTGGAGGAATAGGTCACTGTGA
- the mrm1 gene encoding rRNA methyltransferase 1, mitochondrial isoform X2, with the protein MSSIMLNETARCLRRSLWQFPRLRFVRHCSYKKKMSPDGASLKLYSTVKTEKASKSNKSYKPDFNKSELDVKGNAKRLTEYSEGIQEPAADRMAKSPGIDLSIETSGRQNDAIFTPQSQKTSKVTSARTNPKPRQFHNLELENLGDNFMKRKLPRISQPFIREAGSEMLFGVVPCSLALSQVRRKIFKLFVKENRTERPEMQGIYQQAEETRVPVHQVKRKVLDRLCEGRVHQGICLEVTPLAYVNYDHCCSAAIDVPEHEGDDKPVLWLVLEGIQDPMNLGALLRSAYFLGADLVLVSQPNSCLLTPTVSKASAGVVEVMTVYCTHNLPQVLKAKAAEGWKIIGTVGNLAESTLVPVIPCTEFQWNKRTILVLGNEGFGISDDVSSLCHTLLTVPAGRDLQPGIESLNVSVAAEGWGVCVPGRAMVKEIGEAGAMDI; encoded by the exons ATGTCATCTATTATGTTGAACGAAACTGCCAGGTGTCTGAGGAGGAGTCTGTGGCAGTTTCCAAGATTACGCTTTGTTCGTCATTGTAGTTACAAAAAGAAAATGTCCCCTGACGGAGCATCACTCAAACTGTACTCCACGGTTAAAACTGAGAAGGCATCAAAGTCAAATAAGAGTTACAAACCTGACTTCAATAAATCAGAACTGGATGTTAAAGGTAATGCAAAGAGATTAACTGAGTACTCAGAGGGCATCCAAGAGCCTGCTGCAGACAGAATGGCAAAGAGCCCAGGAATTGATCTGTCCATTGAAACTTCAGGAAGACAAAATGATGCCATTTTTACTCCGCAGTCTCAAAAGACTTCCAAAGTTACAAGTGCACGGACAAACCCAAAACCTCGTCAATTCCATAATTTGGAACTTGAGAATCTTGGAGACAATTTTATGAAAAGGAAATTGCCAAGGATTTCTCAGCCTTTTATAAGGGAAGCAGGTTCAGAAATGTTATTTGGTGTGGTGCCGTGCAGCCTGGCCCTATCTCAAGTGCGCAGAAAGATTTTCAAGCTGTTTGTTAAGGAGAATCGAACAGAGAGACCTGAAATGCAGGGAATCTATCAGCAAGCCGAAGAGACCAGAGTACCTGTGCATCAGGTGAAGAGAAAGGTGCTTGACAGGTTGTGTGAGGGTCGAGTTCACCAAGGCATTTGTCTCGAGGTGACGCCACTAGCTTATGTGAACTATGACCATTGCTGTTCAGCAGCTATTGATGTTCCTGAACATGAAGGCGATGACAAACCAGTGTTGTGGCTGGTATTGGAAGGAATCCAGGATCCCATGAATCTGGGAGCTTTACTTCGTTCAGCGTACTTCCTTGGAGCAGATCTTGTTCTAGTAAGTCAGCCAAACAG TTGCCTTCTAACACCAACTGTGAGCAAAGCTAGTGCAGGAGTGGTAGAAGTTATGACTGTTTATTGCACACATAACTTGCCCCAAGTGCTAAAG GCAAAAGCGGCTGAAGGGTGGAAAATAATAGGTACTGTTGGAAATTTGGCTGAAAGCACCCTTGTACCAGTCATTCCTTGTACTGAGTTCCAGTGGAATAAACGGACTATACTTGTTTTAG GAAATGAAGGTTTTGGCATTTCCGATGATGTAAGCAGCCTTTGCCATACATTGCTGACGGTGCCAGCAGGAAGAGACCTGCAGCCTGGGATCGAATCTTTGAATGTGTCTGTTGCTGCAG AGGGGTGGGGAGTCTGTGTGCCAGGGAGAGCCATGGTCAAGGAAATCGGGGAGGCTGGCGCAATGGATATCTGA
- the rpl23a gene encoding large ribosomal subunit protein uL23: MAPKAKKEVAPAKTEAKSKALKAKKAVLKGVHSHRRKKIRTSPTFRRPKTLRLRRQPKYPRKSAPRRNKLDHYAIIKFPLTTESAMKKIEDNNTLVFIVDIKANKHQIKHAVKKLYDIDVAKVNTLIRPDGEKKAYVRLAPDYDALDVANKIGII; encoded by the exons ATGGCTCCGAAGGCGAAGAAGGAAG TTGCCCCTGCCAAGACTGAAGCTAAATCAAAAGCCTTGAAGGCGAAGAAGGCTGTTTTGAAAGGCGTGCATAGTCACAGGCGGAAGAAAATTAGGACATCGCCTACCTTCAGGAGACCGAAGACACTCAGGCTGAGGAGGCAGCCCAAGTATCCCAGAAAGAGTGCTCCCAGAAGGAACAA GTTGGATCATTATGCTATCATTAAATTCCCCCTCACCACTGAGTCTGCTATGAAGAAAATTGAAGACAACAATACCTTGGTATTTATTGTTGACATTAAAGCCAATAAGCATCAAATCAAACATGCTGTTAAAAAACTCTATGATATTGATGTGGCTAAAGTCAACACTTTGATCAG GCCTGATGGTGAGAAGAAAGCTTATGTCCGCCTGGCCCCAGACTATGATGCATTGGATGTTGCTAATAAG ATTGGCATCATCTAA